AGGCTTCATCCAAACGTGGCTATCAATTACCAGTCCATTGGCTCCGGGGGCGGGATCCGGCAACTCCACGAAGGCACGGTGGATTTCGGAGCATCGGATGTTCCCCTCACGGACGAAATGCTGCGGGAACTAAACCTGCACGTCGTACAGTTCCCCACAGTGCTGGGTGCAGTAGTGCCCAGCTACAACATTCCAGGAATCGACAAGCAGTTGAGGTTCACGCCGGTGGCCCTGGCAGGCATCTATCTTGGCAAGATCACCAAATGGAACGCGCCAGAGATCCAAAAGAACAATCCCGGAGTAGCGCTTCCACCCAAAGATATCACCGTCGTTCATCGCTCCGATGGCAGCGGGACTACCTTTGTCTGGACCGACTACCTTTCGAAGATCAGCCCGGATTGGAAATCAAAGGTGGGCAGCAATACTTCGGTCCGCTGGCCGGTCGGCTTGGGCGGCAAAGGCAACGAAGGTGTGGCCGGTCTGGTCAGCCAGACGCCTTATGCCATTGGTTATGTGGAGCTGATCTACGCGCTCCAAAACAAGATGTCCTTCGGCCTTGTCCAGAACTCTTCGGGAAATTTCGTTAAAGCCAGTATGGAAACAGCCGGGCAGGCGGCAGCAGGTGCTGCGAGTGAAATGGCGAAAGATGTCCGGGTCTCGATTACCAACCCACCGGGGAAGAACGCTTACCCGATCTGCAGCTTTACGTATCTGCTGATCCCGATTCACATTCCCGACGCAACCAAGCGGGACGCGATTAAGGACTTCCTGCGCTGGATGCTGACTGACGGCCAGGGTATGGTGGAGAGTCTCGATTACGCTCAATTGCCCGACTCAGTGAAGCAGCTCGATATGCAGCACATTTCCCTGATCAATTAATCAACCGCCGGTTGGAGAAGGGAGTGCGTGTGCTTGCCCGGATTGCCGGAACGTGGCTGCATGGAACCTAGTGAGCTTCGAAGCAGCGGCTCCGCTTTCGAAATCTGCTGCGGCCTGCCAGCAGTCGTCCTGTCAGGTTCCCATGAATGGGACACGTCATCGCGAATCCGCACGCGGTAGGTGTTTAGCCGTTGGGCCGTTCATCCTTGTGCCAGGTCACGTAGTATGTCAATCATACCTGTTTCGGCCGAAACTCCGATCCCGCCTCGGTTCCGAGCACCCAGACGCCGTTTAAGCTCCTACATTCAGAGGCTCCGGAGCGGGGACGAGATTGCTCATCTGATCACCCTAGCCTTCGCCGCTGCCGTTGTTCTGATTACAGTCCTGCTGGTCTATGAATTGTGGACCCATTCGGCGTTACCCCGCCAGCG
This window of the Terriglobia bacterium genome carries:
- the pstS gene encoding phosphate ABC transporter substrate-binding protein PstS; protein product: MRLKGTIAGLAVTLALMGLLSACNRQGSGSGSASGMLTLNAAGATFPYPIYSKWFSEYQRLHPNVAINYQSIGSGGGIRQLHEGTVDFGASDVPLTDEMLRELNLHVVQFPTVLGAVVPSYNIPGIDKQLRFTPVALAGIYLGKITKWNAPEIQKNNPGVALPPKDITVVHRSDGSGTTFVWTDYLSKISPDWKSKVGSNTSVRWPVGLGGKGNEGVAGLVSQTPYAIGYVELIYALQNKMSFGLVQNSSGNFVKASMETAGQAAAGAASEMAKDVRVSITNPPGKNAYPICSFTYLLIPIHIPDATKRDAIKDFLRWMLTDGQGMVESLDYAQLPDSVKQLDMQHISLIN